One region of Carassius carassius chromosome 41, fCarCar2.1, whole genome shotgun sequence genomic DNA includes:
- the LOC132122806 gene encoding CD166 antigen homolog A-like isoform X2, with the protein MHRSALLRCLLTISLMNQVSGLETLTCKYGDTIEIPCNKGQLDETDVKFVKWKYDKDGNILVKQMNQNATISADVNYKNRVSIKKDFSLVITQVTMADQRTFTCMAVGKEDLLEYSIQLTIYKAPSQPKITNLTTAMVVGKPTMLAQCRTEGASPAANITWFKNKTPLMTDGAAIKINTNLDVDKETRLSTTTSTLEYTAVKGDIDAKFTCQVQHIWSANMDSSPLVFSVNYPTEKVTLQVVSQGPFKEGDNVILKCTADGNPPPSSFNFYIDGEENTVDSNTYTLTNVTREDTGDYKCSLVDNEDIAASVPITVEYLDVVLGTTSKIVKKLGESLEVTVDVKASGAAQTSWKKDNVKLNSLPKFDKLTYSDSGMYECVVSMAGLKETRTFELVVEGPPAITNLIKEHGDSMAKVLKCVAEGSPKPTVQWSVNGTSDESAYEHGKVTYSITIIPKDNLNVSCTASNFLGFDIKSINVSALDEDVTMDKQDQKDEYSDQTALAVGIVVGLTLAVLAIGLAYWLYMKKFRQGSWKIGEKEDGSAEESKKLEENQSQKADV; encoded by the exons TGAGTGGTTTGGAAACTCTCACCTGCAAGTATGGAGACACCATTGAAATCCCATGCAACAAAGGGCAGCTCGATGAAACAGATGTCAAATTTGTTAAATGGAAATAT GACAAAGATGGCAACATACTGGTGAAACAAATGAATCAGAATGCCACTATTTCAGCTGATGTCAATTACAAGAACAGAGTCAGCATTAAAAAAGATTTCAGCCTTGTCATCACACAAGTGACCATGGCCGACCAGAGAACCTTCACCTGCATGGCTGTGGGGAAAGAAGACCTTTTAGAGTACTCTATTCAACTGACCATTTACA aggcTCCATCGCAACCCAAGATTACAAACCTAACGACTGCAATGGTAGTTGGCAAACCGACTATG TTAGCACAGTGTCGTACTGAAGGTGCCAGTCCAGCTGCCAACATCACATGGTTCAAGAATAAAACTCCTCTTATGACTGATGGAGCAG CCATTAAAATCAATACAAATTTGGATGTTGATAAAGAGACGAGACTGTCCACGACAACTTCAACCCTTGAGTATACAGCAGTGAAGGGAGACATCGATGCCAAGTTCACCTGTCAGGTTCAACACATCTGGTCTGCAAACATGGATTCCTCACCTCTTGTCTTCTCTGTGAACT ACCCTACTGAGAAGGTCACTCTCCAAGTTGTGTCCCAGGGTCCTTTTAAGGAAGGGGACAATGTGATCCTCAAATGCACAGCAGACGGAAACCCTCCACCTTCTAGCTTCAACTTCTACATCGAC GGAGAGGAAAATACTGTGGACTCCAACACGTACACCTTGACCAATGTCACCAGAGAGGACACTGGAGATTACAAATGTTCACTAGTGGACAATGAGGATATTGCGGCTTCTGTACCCATCACAGTTGAAT ATCTTGATGTGGTCCTTGGCACCACTAGTAAAATTGTTAAGAAACTTGGTGAGAGCTTGGAGGTGACTGTAGATGTTAAAGCTTCAGGAGCGGCACAAACATCTTGGAAGAAG GACAATGTCAAGCTGAATAGCCTTCCCAAGTTTGACAAGTTGACATACTCAGACTCTGGTATGTATGAGTGTGTTGTTTCCATGGCTGGCCTCAAGGAAACACGGACATTTGAATTAGTAGTTGAAG GTCCTCCAGCCATTACGAACCTGATCAAGGAGCATGGTGACAGCATGGCCAAGGTCCTGAAATGTGTGGCTGAAGGCTCTCCAAAACCCACAGTACAGTGGAGTGTCAATGGCACAAGT GATGAAAGTGCTTATGAGCATGGCAAAGTCACATACAGCATCACTATCATTCCAAAGGACAATCTCAACGTGTCCTGCACAGCCTCCAATTTCTTGGGCTTTGACATTAAGAGCATTAATGTGTCTGCAC TTGATGAGGACGTTACAATGGACAAACAAG ATCAGAAAGATGAGTACAGTGACCAGACGGCTCTGGCTGTTGGCATAGTTGTTGGTCTGACGCTGGCAGTTCTCGCGATAGGACTGGCCTACTGGCTGTATATGAAGAAGTTCAG GCAAGGATCCTGGAAAATTGGAGAGAAGGAAGATGGTTCAGCGGAAGAGAGCAAAAAACTAGAGGAGAATCAAAGCCAAAAAGCTGACGTGTAA
- the LOC132122806 gene encoding CD166 antigen homolog A-like isoform X1 — protein MHRSALLRCLLTISLMNQVSGLETLTCKYGDTIEIPCNKGQLDETDVKFVKWKYDKDGNILVKQMNQNATISADVNYKNRVSIKKDFSLVITQVTMADQRTFTCMAVGKEDLLEYSIQLTIYKAPSQPKITNLTTAMVVGKPTMLAQCRTEGASPAANITWFKNKTPLMTDGAAIKINTNLDVDKETRLSTTTSTLEYTAVKGDIDAKFTCQVQHIWSANMDSSPLVFSVNYPTEKVTLQVVSQGPFKEGDNVILKCTADGNPPPSSFNFYIDGEENTVDSNTYTLTNVTREDTGDYKCSLVDNEDIAASVPITVEYLDVVLGTTSKIVKKLGESLEVTVDVKASGAAQTSWKKDNVKLNSLPKFDKLTYSDSGMYECVVSMAGLKETRTFELVVEGPPAITNLIKEHGDSMAKVLKCVAEGSPKPTVQWSVNGTSDESAYEHGKVTYSITIIPKDNLNVSCTASNFLGFDIKSINVSALDEDVTMDKQADQKDEYSDQTALAVGIVVGLTLAVLAIGLAYWLYMKKFRQGSWKIGEKEDGSAEESKKLEENQSQKADV, from the exons TGAGTGGTTTGGAAACTCTCACCTGCAAGTATGGAGACACCATTGAAATCCCATGCAACAAAGGGCAGCTCGATGAAACAGATGTCAAATTTGTTAAATGGAAATAT GACAAAGATGGCAACATACTGGTGAAACAAATGAATCAGAATGCCACTATTTCAGCTGATGTCAATTACAAGAACAGAGTCAGCATTAAAAAAGATTTCAGCCTTGTCATCACACAAGTGACCATGGCCGACCAGAGAACCTTCACCTGCATGGCTGTGGGGAAAGAAGACCTTTTAGAGTACTCTATTCAACTGACCATTTACA aggcTCCATCGCAACCCAAGATTACAAACCTAACGACTGCAATGGTAGTTGGCAAACCGACTATG TTAGCACAGTGTCGTACTGAAGGTGCCAGTCCAGCTGCCAACATCACATGGTTCAAGAATAAAACTCCTCTTATGACTGATGGAGCAG CCATTAAAATCAATACAAATTTGGATGTTGATAAAGAGACGAGACTGTCCACGACAACTTCAACCCTTGAGTATACAGCAGTGAAGGGAGACATCGATGCCAAGTTCACCTGTCAGGTTCAACACATCTGGTCTGCAAACATGGATTCCTCACCTCTTGTCTTCTCTGTGAACT ACCCTACTGAGAAGGTCACTCTCCAAGTTGTGTCCCAGGGTCCTTTTAAGGAAGGGGACAATGTGATCCTCAAATGCACAGCAGACGGAAACCCTCCACCTTCTAGCTTCAACTTCTACATCGAC GGAGAGGAAAATACTGTGGACTCCAACACGTACACCTTGACCAATGTCACCAGAGAGGACACTGGAGATTACAAATGTTCACTAGTGGACAATGAGGATATTGCGGCTTCTGTACCCATCACAGTTGAAT ATCTTGATGTGGTCCTTGGCACCACTAGTAAAATTGTTAAGAAACTTGGTGAGAGCTTGGAGGTGACTGTAGATGTTAAAGCTTCAGGAGCGGCACAAACATCTTGGAAGAAG GACAATGTCAAGCTGAATAGCCTTCCCAAGTTTGACAAGTTGACATACTCAGACTCTGGTATGTATGAGTGTGTTGTTTCCATGGCTGGCCTCAAGGAAACACGGACATTTGAATTAGTAGTTGAAG GTCCTCCAGCCATTACGAACCTGATCAAGGAGCATGGTGACAGCATGGCCAAGGTCCTGAAATGTGTGGCTGAAGGCTCTCCAAAACCCACAGTACAGTGGAGTGTCAATGGCACAAGT GATGAAAGTGCTTATGAGCATGGCAAAGTCACATACAGCATCACTATCATTCCAAAGGACAATCTCAACGTGTCCTGCACAGCCTCCAATTTCTTGGGCTTTGACATTAAGAGCATTAATGTGTCTGCAC TTGATGAGGACGTTACAATGGACAAACAAG CAGATCAGAAAGATGAGTACAGTGACCAGACGGCTCTGGCTGTTGGCATAGTTGTTGGTCTGACGCTGGCAGTTCTCGCGATAGGACTGGCCTACTGGCTGTATATGAAGAAGTTCAG GCAAGGATCCTGGAAAATTGGAGAGAAGGAAGATGGTTCAGCGGAAGAGAGCAAAAAACTAGAGGAGAATCAAAGCCAAAAAGCTGACGTGTAA
- the LOC132122806 gene encoding CD166 antigen homolog isoform X3 yields MHRSALLRCLLTISLMNQVSGLETLTCKYGDTIEIPCNKGQLDETDVKFVKWKYDKDGNILVKQMNQNATISADVNYKNRVSIKKDFSLVITQVTMADQRTFTCMAVGKEDLLEYSIQLTIYKAPSQPKITNLTTAMVVGKPTMLAQCRTEGASPAANITWFKNKTPLMTDGAAIKINTNLDVDKETRLSTTTSTLEYTAVKGDIDAKFTCQVQHIWSANMDSSPLVFSVNYPTEKVTLQVVSQGPFKEGDNVILKCTADGNPPPSSFNFYIDGEENTVDSNTYTLTNVTREDTGDYKCSLVDNEDIAASVPITVEYLDVVLGTTSKIVKKLGESLEVTVDVKASGAAQTSWKKDNVKLNSLPKFDKLTYSDSGMYECVVSMAGLKETRTFELVVEGPPAITNLIKEHGDSMAKVLKCVAEGSPKPTVQWSVNGTSDESAYEHGKVTYSITIIPKDNLNVSCTASNFLGFDIKSINVSAHQKDEYSDQTALAVGIVVGLTLAVLAIGLAYWLYMKKFRQGSWKIGEKEDGSAEESKKLEENQSQKADV; encoded by the exons TGAGTGGTTTGGAAACTCTCACCTGCAAGTATGGAGACACCATTGAAATCCCATGCAACAAAGGGCAGCTCGATGAAACAGATGTCAAATTTGTTAAATGGAAATAT GACAAAGATGGCAACATACTGGTGAAACAAATGAATCAGAATGCCACTATTTCAGCTGATGTCAATTACAAGAACAGAGTCAGCATTAAAAAAGATTTCAGCCTTGTCATCACACAAGTGACCATGGCCGACCAGAGAACCTTCACCTGCATGGCTGTGGGGAAAGAAGACCTTTTAGAGTACTCTATTCAACTGACCATTTACA aggcTCCATCGCAACCCAAGATTACAAACCTAACGACTGCAATGGTAGTTGGCAAACCGACTATG TTAGCACAGTGTCGTACTGAAGGTGCCAGTCCAGCTGCCAACATCACATGGTTCAAGAATAAAACTCCTCTTATGACTGATGGAGCAG CCATTAAAATCAATACAAATTTGGATGTTGATAAAGAGACGAGACTGTCCACGACAACTTCAACCCTTGAGTATACAGCAGTGAAGGGAGACATCGATGCCAAGTTCACCTGTCAGGTTCAACACATCTGGTCTGCAAACATGGATTCCTCACCTCTTGTCTTCTCTGTGAACT ACCCTACTGAGAAGGTCACTCTCCAAGTTGTGTCCCAGGGTCCTTTTAAGGAAGGGGACAATGTGATCCTCAAATGCACAGCAGACGGAAACCCTCCACCTTCTAGCTTCAACTTCTACATCGAC GGAGAGGAAAATACTGTGGACTCCAACACGTACACCTTGACCAATGTCACCAGAGAGGACACTGGAGATTACAAATGTTCACTAGTGGACAATGAGGATATTGCGGCTTCTGTACCCATCACAGTTGAAT ATCTTGATGTGGTCCTTGGCACCACTAGTAAAATTGTTAAGAAACTTGGTGAGAGCTTGGAGGTGACTGTAGATGTTAAAGCTTCAGGAGCGGCACAAACATCTTGGAAGAAG GACAATGTCAAGCTGAATAGCCTTCCCAAGTTTGACAAGTTGACATACTCAGACTCTGGTATGTATGAGTGTGTTGTTTCCATGGCTGGCCTCAAGGAAACACGGACATTTGAATTAGTAGTTGAAG GTCCTCCAGCCATTACGAACCTGATCAAGGAGCATGGTGACAGCATGGCCAAGGTCCTGAAATGTGTGGCTGAAGGCTCTCCAAAACCCACAGTACAGTGGAGTGTCAATGGCACAAGT GATGAAAGTGCTTATGAGCATGGCAAAGTCACATACAGCATCACTATCATTCCAAAGGACAATCTCAACGTGTCCTGCACAGCCTCCAATTTCTTGGGCTTTGACATTAAGAGCATTAATGTGTCTGCAC ATCAGAAAGATGAGTACAGTGACCAGACGGCTCTGGCTGTTGGCATAGTTGTTGGTCTGACGCTGGCAGTTCTCGCGATAGGACTGGCCTACTGGCTGTATATGAAGAAGTTCAG GCAAGGATCCTGGAAAATTGGAGAGAAGGAAGATGGTTCAGCGGAAGAGAGCAAAAAACTAGAGGAGAATCAAAGCCAAAAAGCTGACGTGTAA